The genomic DNA aatgtaactaatattcctatattataggaaaatttgaaaatttaaactattgttaatataattaataaaaaatatattaatttatttaaaatatatatttattaattaaatatatataagttaaatatataagtaagttaatgtaattataacttaaaaatattttcataattaaatatataattattattcctatattatagtaaaattttagaatatatatttatttaatgttattataatgttaaatatagtagaaaaaaatagtataaaaaaatatataactaatattctatattatagagtatattatattatatagtaatgAAAATGTCAGAGTTGGACATGACCAGAGTTGGACATGACCGGCATACAGGACACTGCCCTCCTTTTGCTTTTACCTACAGTgcagaaaatgaaaaaaagcaATGATCTGCCCTTTTCCACGCTGTCCGATGCGGGCACAAGTCATGCGATGTAGATGCTCTTACCCTTACCCTTACCCTTACCCTCACCCTCACCCTCACCCTCACCCTCACCCTCACCCTCACCCTCACCCTCACCCTCACCCTCACCCTCACCCTCACCCTCACCCTCACCCTCACCCTCACCCACACCCTCACCCTCACCCTCACCCTTTTACAAATGAAGATTTAAAAATGAAGTCCATATTTAaccccatatatatatatataataacatttaacaAGATAAGTTGGAGGTGTCATTCATTCGCGCTCACTATAGTAAGCGAGTATAATAGAGGTGCTTGCGGGTCTTTGGGTATAAGAAACAAATTCACGGgtcttataataaaaaatattattttgagacTTTTCTTTATCTCAACTATTCTCTCATTGTTCGATAGTGTTTTGGACGGGCGAGACACCATTCTACCACTCATGTCCACACTAGATTAGCGATTTGCAAACGCTGAGTGACGGGTTCCTCTAAAAAATCGTTGACAATTTCGAGCTGGAGCTGATAGATTTTGAAGGCGATTTTACTCCCTCTTTCACCACGTGGTAAGATTTCTATTCTCTCTTTCTCGAACCGAAGAAGCATATACATCAAGAACcctaattttttctctcttacagTTAAGGGGATGAGGTGGATTAGCTAGTTGATCATCTATTgcaagaaaattaaataagagtTTAGTTATGAATTCTTTGGGAAATGTAACTAATAATAGTTTATTCTCTAGTTATAAGGATTTATAAGGATTGATTATAAGCACAACTTGAACTAAAATTGATAGTACTAGAAAGTAGCACCAACTTTTTAGAATATCTTGGGTTTATCGTTGTGTGAAAATTTACGGTATATAGTATGAATATAGAGTTTCTAGAACTGTCAAAGCATTATTGGCAGGTTGGTTATGATAaggaaaaagaattaaaaaaatataggaaTTTAAAAAGGCCAAATAAAGAAATCATGAATGGGAACAAGAATCAGAGCATAAAACATAAGTTGAACAACAAAGGAGCCGAAAACAAGATCTAAATTGGGTAAACAAGAGATGATTGAAATTCTTAAGGATAGAAGAGTTTGACTTAATATTTGATtggttatttagttttttagatTTCAAttggtttttatattgatatctatatatatacacttttaagttgaattgttttttttgtttgatgcCTATGAATTTTGTTGTATGCTTAAACGACAAATTTTAAcacataaaaaacaataattatgtttattaaaaaaatattaagtaacatCATTCGtttcttttctttaataaatgTTTTGTCGTTTTCtcgaaaaaaacaaatttaacctAGAGTTTATTCTATTTGTTGTGATACTATGATTTGTGGATACattcatttggaaaaaaaacaattattttataagtaaaacaacaaattataattttagaaaattaaattaaaacgacaaataattatattatatatagaatataaattacaaatatatattctttgttaaataaattaacaccACCCTCTTCATAGCTATTGTCAATTTCAAGTAAATAATCAACCgtctcttaaaaaatatttcacttcaaattatgttagtgtattaaaaataatttattaataataaaattgaaaagtttCTTAAGAGTTTTGTGATACtatattagaaatatttttaaagttaaaaaatatgtgaattgtCAATTGATTCAGGTTTaatttctcataaaataaaatattaattgttagaGAAAATGTGAATTGTCAATGAGccacaattatatttttataaaaaatattatttgtttattgttaaagaaaatattagatGTTGATCGAGTCACATTTAGTTTTATAAAGTATTAgttacaatttaaataaaagtattaatatgaATTGTTTATGAAGTAATTAATTGGATAAACGTGACATGAAACGACAATATTCAAACAGTTAGCCTAGTTAAAAATGGTTTATTTTTATCGTTTATGAACTAccataaaatttgtaaaaatttatatattgttcaaGGTTAATGTACGGTAAATATAGtaataattgattttcaaatcatattacaacaatttaagtttatatataattaattcaaaaaaaaaattaccaaacacaaaatataaacaattaaaaattgaCGTAGtgattcaaattaattaattattattaaaatatacaaatttatttaaattgttataatttatttatttattctttaccATAAGTATAActttcttaaatattataatattaatattaattgaataaataaatgtccATAAGTACATAATCTACACAGATTACAAACATGATTATAAGGATCtaatgaaatttttatatataataattacaacaaattaattatatgttaaataatctaattcttttaaaagttctaaaaaatgatttaaaaatattttttattttaaataacttatgataatgaataaaagaaaagttcccataaaaacaatcaaaagttattattaaaaatatatactttttctttttatggATAAAAatcttcacattttttttatggataAAAATCTTCAAGCATTTCTGTCaagtatttaatttaatttgagaaaGACTAATAAAACCAGATTTTGAGCACAGATTCactatatatttctctttcatttcACATCTGAAATCTTATCTCTTGTTTCTCTTCTGCTTGTCTAAATTGTCTTGCAAAAGTTATTCATCAAGTCTCCAGGCTTCCATTTCTCCGGCTAGGCAAGTATATCTACTatcatctttatttatatatatatatatggaagatttggttaattgttttaaattgtaaaaaatgatAGAAACCTTAAGCTTGTATAGaaaggtaaaatattttatgatttgtgaaatgttgaagaaaaaaattgaatcaccTACAGCAACATTAGGGTTCAAGATATATAAAATCAAGACCTTAaacttttgaaaatattatcataaaaatcaacaaaaatcaTTATTgaatacttttaatttttttagatatatattttcttttaaataaacttttaattaaCTCATCcttcatatattttgattatatttattggtttgatttttctttttaccGTTATATGATTTTCACATTACATTTAAAagtgtattaattttaaaaaatttataaatattccaTTTGAATTTTCTTTGGAAAGAAATTTGATAATccatttttgataaattttgttatagaagGTTGTaactctaattaatttatttttttactattttcatgaataaatgaaagagaaattatattttaatatatttataaaagaatttagaataattaatttaatttgtttggttgAATGAAATTTGCAGATGGATATGAACGGAAGGATTTCTTCTAACAATGGTATTGGTAATGGGTTCCTTGAGAATTTGGAGTTGAATTACATAACATCGTTAGAATCATTTGATCATCATCAGGTGCCTTTGAGCTTGATTAATGGGCAACATACAGTAGGTTTATCTGCGGGACATCATCATGACCAAGACGATATCTCCATGACCAGTAGAACATATTCACCCGATATTAATGGAAATCTGCAACCTCATCCTCTTCAGCCGCCGCAGCAGCAGAGGGATTACTTGGTGATGGGTGGTGCCATGCCCGTCCACCATTTCATGACTCCTATGCAGTTCAGacttcatcaagaaatgcattctCACTTGGCTTGGCAGCAGACACAGATGAATTATAATCTACAATACATGAACAATGCCAGGCCCATCCAGAGTAGTGCTCCTGCTGCTGCTACTAGACCGTCGTCATCAAGGCGTGACATCCGCACTAATACTTCAAATGTTCCCATCTATCAACATAGATCAATTACAACTGGTAGAAGAAGAAGGAACCTggtattcttttttatttaattaatcttttacTAATATCATCATTCAGTATAgaattttcc from Impatiens glandulifera chromosome 9, dImpGla2.1, whole genome shotgun sequence includes the following:
- the LOC124915970 gene encoding uncharacterized protein LOC124915970, which codes for MDMNGRISSNNGIGNGFLENLELNYITSLESFDHHQVPLSLINGQHTVGLSAGHHHDQDDISMTSRTYSPDINGNLQPHPLQPPQQQRDYLVMGGAMPVHHFMTPMQFRLHQEMHSHLAWQQTQMNYNLQYMNNARPIQSSAPAAATRPSSSRRDIRTNTSNVPIYQHRSITTGRRRRNLIVTSILQSSDQAAVNAFRQNFTSHRQLVNIMPNETIYEVEVDHEAGLSEEEIMMSVERFKSEHDGEACCICQEDYIHGEDICKLRCNHVYHFDCIKIWLMQKNFCPMCKAPAMYVDDIQPSHQTASPQQAAP